Part of the Pseudodesulfovibrio mercurii genome is shown below.
GCCGTGGCCCATGAACAGCACGGCGTCGTTCTCGCCCTTGCCCTGTTCGGCGATGGTCAGGACCGCCTCGGCCACCGCCTCGACGCCCGCCTCGCCCGCCACCAGGGGAAAGCCGACCTCCACCCGGCGGAAGCCGTCCGCGCTGAGCATGCGCTCGTTGGCCAGGCCCAGCAGCTCGTGGAACTCGGTGCCGGGGATGAGGTGCAGGGACTGGATGGCCACGTGGGTCACGCCCTCGTCCCGGAGCCTGTCCAGGGCGGCGGGCACGGAGTCCACCGCCTCGCCCGCCTTCTTCATGTGTCCCCGGATGGTCTTGGAGGTGTAGGCCACGCGCACGGGCAGGTCGGGATAGGCCGTCCGGACGCGCTCGACGATGTGGCTCAGCGAGGCCATGGCGTTCTTGTGCCGCGAGCCGAAGGCGGCCAGGACGATGGCGGTGCTCATGCCTTGTTCCTCTTGACCAGGGCCAGGGAGAAGTAGTGCGGCTGCCTGGGGGCGTCCTTGATGTCCATGAGGATGGATTCGTCGTCCATGCCCAGACGGGAGACCAGGACCGTGGTGTCGGCCAGGCGGAGCTTGGTCAGCAGGGCGCGTATCTCATCGAAATTCTTGTACGCCTTGAGGATGACGGCGTTGTCGGCGCTGTTCAGCTGCTCTTCCAGGCGGGCGGAGTCGGCCACGCCCGAGGTGATCAGCAGGGACTCCTTGGACTCGCACAGGACCAGGCCGATGCGCGCGGCGGCCGCGTGGAAGGAGGTGATGCCGGGGATGGCGCGCAGGCGCAGGTCCGGGTTCATGGCCAGCAGGGTGCGTTGCAGGTAGCCGTAGGTGGAGTAGGTCAGGGGGTCGCCCAGGGTCAGGAAGGCGGCGTCCTCGCCCCGGTCCAGGACCTCGGCCACGAGCCGGGCGTTCTCGGCCCAGGCGGCCTCCAGGGCGTCGTTGTCCTTGGTCATGGGGAAGCCCAGGCGGACGATGCGCACGTCGTCCTTGAGGTGCGGCTTGGCGATGGCGTAGGCCGTGGAATAGTCGTTCTTGGTGGAGGCGGCGGCAAAGATGACGTCCACCTGGCCGAGGACGCGCACGGCCTTGAGGGTGAGCAGTTCCGGGTCGCCGGGGCCGACCCCGATGCCGTAGAGGGTGCCTTTCTTGGTCACGATGGATATCCGTCCTGTTTGTGCCGGTAGCCGACTGTGTCTGTTTTGCGCGGGCGCGTCAACTCGGGATGGTCTAGGGGTGGAGGAGGCGGAAGACGTTGTCGATGCCTTCGAGGAGCCGCAGGGTGGGCCGCGAGACCAGCCGCTCGTCCACCAGGAAGACGTTGCGGGTCAGGACCGCCTTGATGCGCGAGGCGGCCGGGCCGTCCACGATGTCCGGCACCGAGACCTCGTTCATGGTTCCGCGCTGGGCCAGGTAGACGTCCACCTTATCGCCCCTGGCCAGGAGCCGCTCCAGGCCGTAGTCCGCGATGTTGGTGCCGTGGCGGGGCCGGGCGTCGGCGGCCACGTTGATGCCGCCCGCCTTTTCCAGGACGAACAGGGGCATGGAGCCGGGCGAGAAGGTGGCGGTCTTGGAGTGGATGGACTCGAAGAACACGCCGGGCCGCTCGTCCATGGGGATGGTCGCCAGCCGGTCCTCGGCGCGGCGCACGCCGTCGCGGAAGTCCTCGACCATGTATTCGGCCTGCATGTCGCGGCCGGTCAGTTTGCCCAGGGTGCGCCAGTAGTCGTACATGGCCTCCACGGTGTCGGGCTGGAGCGAGACCACGGTGACGCCGTGGCGCGCAAGCGCGTTCCACAGCCCGGTGTAGGCGCGCATGTGCATGGGACGGATGAGGATCAGGTCCGGCTTGGCGGCCAGGAACTTCTCCACGCCGTCGCGGGCGTTGAAGGTCGGCTTGTCCAGGGCCGCGACCGGGTAGTCCTCGCCCGTGGACACGCCGATGATGCGGTCGTCCAGGCCGAGGCTGAAGAGATTTTCGGTGTGCGCGCCGTACAGGGAGATGATCCGGGTGAACGGCTTGTCGAAGGTGATGGTCCGACCGGAGTCGTCGGTGATGGTCCGGGCCTGGGCGGTGGAGCACAGGAGCAGGATGAAGGCGAGGGTCAGGAAGAAACGTTTCAAGATCGGTTCCCTTGGATATAGGCGATGAGCGGTCCGTGTTCGGTGTCCAGGACGGCGGCGCGCACGCCGAAGACCGCGTGGATGTTTTCGGGGGTGAGTGTCCGGGACACGTTGCCATAGGCGTGAACGGCCCCATTGTCCAGCATGAGCACGGCGTCGCAGTAGCGGGCGGCCAGGTTCAGGTCGTGGAGCACGGCCACCACGGTGCGTCCGTCCTCGGCCAGCCGGGCCAGCTCCTCCATGGTCGCCATGGCGTGACGGATGTCCATGGCCGAGGTGGGCTCGTCCAGGAGCAGGACCGGGGTGTCCTGGGCCAGGCCGCGCGCCACGGCCGTGCGCTGGCGTTCGCCCCCGGACAGGTCGGCCACGGCGCGGCCGCGCAGGTCCGCGAGGTCCATTGCGGTCAGGGCGCGCTCGACGATCTCGCGGTCGCGGGCGTCGGCCCGGCCGAACCGGGGGATGTGCGGGTGCCGCCCCATGAGCACGGTCTGGGCCACGGTGAAGGGGAAGCGCAGGGGCTGGTCCTGGGCGACCATGGCGCAGCGCCGGGCCAGCCGGTCCGGGGGACAGGCCGAGACGTCCTCGCCGTCCAGGCGGACCGCGCCCGAGGTGGGCTTGAGCAGGCCCGCCAGCAGGGCGAGCAGGGTGGACTTGCCGCTGCCGTTGGGCCCGACCACGCCGTGCAGCAGGCCGGGTGCGAAGCCGAGGTCCAGATCGCGGAGGACCGGGACGTCGCCGTAGGCGAAGCCGAGGTCCCGGAGGGCGAAGGTCGCGCTATCCACGGGAGAGCCTCCGCGAGCGGCTGAATATCCAGCAGAAGACCGGTCCGCCGATGAGGGCGGTGAGCACGCCGATGGGCACCTCATGGGGCAGGAAGGCGCGGGTCACGGTGTCGGCGGCCAGGAGCAGGATGGCCCCGCCCAGGCCCGACGCGGGCAGGAGCCAGCGGTTGTCCGGGCCCACGACCATGCGCATGAGGTGGGGCACGATGAGCCCGACGAAGCCGATGACCCCGCTCACGGCCACGCAGACCGCGCTGACCAGGGAGGCGGTCACCAGCAGGATGAGCCGCACCCGGCCGGTGTTCACGCCCAGGCTGCGGGCCGGGCGCGTGCCCAGGCTCATGACGTTCAGGTCGCGCGCGAAATAGAGGCAGACCGCGAAGGCGAACAGGGCGGCCGCGCCGGCCAGGGCCGCGTCCTGCGGGGTCCGGCCCACGAAGCTGCCCATGAGCCAGAAGACGATGACCGAGACGCGCTCGTCGGCCAGGTACTTGATGCAGCTGATGCCCGCCGAGAGGATGGCCGAGACGATGACGCCGGCCAGGATGAGCGAGGCCGGGGAGAGTTCGCCGTCCCGCCCGGCCAGGGAGATGACGGCGGCCAGCGTCAGGGCCGCGCCCGCGAAGGCCAGGACCAGCAGGGTGGCCGGGCCGAGGAAGGCGAGCCCCAGGAGCAGGGCCAGGGCCGCGCCGAAGGCCGCGCCCGAGGACACGCCCAGGGTGAACGGGTCGGCCAGGGGGTTCAGGAGCAGCCCCTGGAAGACCGCGCCCGCCACGGCCAGGCCGAAGCCCACGGCCGTGCAGGTCAGGATGCGCGGCAGCCGGACGTCGAAGAGGATGCCCGCGCCGGTGGAGTCCAGGGAATCCGCCGCTCCCGACACCCCTCCCGTGAGGCCGTCAAGCAGCCCGCGCAGGACTTCGTCCGGCGGGATGTGGACGACTCCCAGGGTGCAGGCGGCCAGGACCAGCCCGGCCAGCCCGGCGGCGAGCAGGGCCACGGTCAGGCCGTTGCGCAGGGGGGTGCGGGGAGCGGCGTCGGTCATGCGGTTATTTCGCGCCCGGTTTTTGGGTCATGGCGTCGGCGAGATGGTCCACGTAGATGGCGGCCCAGCCGTCGAGCATGCCCAGGCCGCGCAGGTCGGTGGTCACGTCGAAGCCCTGTTTGGTCAGCATGACCTTCCACGAGTCGTCCTCGTCCCCGGCCATGTCGTTGGAGGCGTGGTCCCCGGCCACGATCATGAACGGCTTGAGCAGGACCTTCCTCTCGCCCGACGCCTTGAGCTGCGGGGTCATGTCGTCGAAGGCCGGGTAGCCCTCCACGCAGCCGATGAAGATGGGGTAGTCGTACTCGGCCTGGAGCACCTTCTGGAACTCCGCGTAGATGCCCGTGGAGAAGAAGTCGTTGCCGTGGCCCATGTAGACCAGGGCCGCGCCCATCTCCCTGGCCTGGTCCACGTCGCCCTTGAGGGCCTTGGCCGCGCGGGCCATGTCCTCGCCGTATGGCCGGGCGTCGCCGGGCATGCCCAGGGCGGGACGACCCAGGACCAGACGGACGAAGGGCTCGTTCTTGGCCTTCATGGTGTGGATGGACCGGAGCCCGTCGACCAGGGCGGCCAGGTCGGTGAACTCCTCGCCCGCGAAGACGTGCAGGGACTGGACGGCGACGTCGCGGTAGCCGTCGTTCTGGAGGTCCGCGATGGTCGCCAGGGGGTGCTTGACGAACAGGACCTCGGCGGGGATGTCCGCGTGGGCCTTTTGCCAGGCCGCGTCGTCCTGGCGCTTCTGCCAGATGCGGCGGATGATGTTGGAGGTGAAGGCCAGGCGCACGGGCACGCCGGGGTTGGCCTGTTCCACCTTGGTCTTGATGTTCAGGATGGATTTGACCGCTTCGGGGTAGGAGGTGCCGAAGGCGGCCAGGACGATGGCCGTCTTGACCGGGCCCTCGTCGTGGTGCCCGGCCCGGGCCGGGACGGCCAGGAGCAGGGCGAGCAGCAGGAAGGCGGCGTTTCTGACGAACGTCATGATGTTCTCCGAAAAAGGGCGGGTAAGGGAAAAGAAAAGCCCCTTCCTCAGCGAATTCAGAGGAAGGGGAGTCCGTATTTTTCCCTTCGATACCTCGGCGGCAAGCCCACGTACCACCGTGGCAAGTCCTTGTGATCGCTTCAGGCAGGTCTTCCGGCTGGTCCCTCCCGTCTCCGCCTTCCCAGGCGAGGCCCAGTGGCGTGAATGGAGACGGTTCGGCAGGACGTCACGGCGGCGGGTCCGCTCCCGATTTTCACGGGATTCCCTATCGAGTCCGAGGACACCTGAAGACTGAGCACTATGCCCCGGCGGGCGTTCCTGTCAAGGACGACTGCGCGTTCCGGGCGATGCGCGCCTGGAACTGCTGGATCATCTCCTCGGCGTCAATGACCAGGGCGTCGGATTCGCCCATCATGCCGTAGCCCAGGATGGGCACGTCGAAGATCTCGTTCACGGGCACGGTGAAGCCGGTGATGACCACCTGCTGCTGCCTGAGGACCTCGTCCACCAGGATGGCCCCCTTGTAGTCGCCCACCCGGACCACGATGGCCTGGGCCATCTCGATGTTGTCGATCTCCGGGGTCAGCTCCAGGAGGTCGGCCAGGCGGAGCAGGGCATGAATCTCGCCGCGCACGTCCACGGTCTCGCGGCCGTCGGGCAGCTCGACCACGTCGTGGCGCCGGGGCATGTATATCTCGACCACGTCGCGGCTGGGCATGATGAAGGTATCGCCGCCCACCTTGCAGACCAGGGCGTCGACGATGCCCTCGTTGGCCGAGCGGTCCAGGGGGACGGTGATGGTGAAGGCCGCGCCCTTGCCGAGCGTGCTCTCGATGGACACGTCGCCGTCCAGGGCGACCTTGATGGCGTTGACCACCGCGTCCATGCCCACGCCGCGCCCGGACACGTCGGTGATCTTCTCGGCGGTGGAGAAGCCGCTCTGGAGCACGAACTGGAGGATTTCCTCGGTCTCGTACTCCTTGTCCGGGTCGGCCAGCCCCTTTTCCAGGGCCTTGGCCAGGATGCGGTCCGGGTCCAGGCCGCGCCCGTCGTCGGACACCTGGATGAAGGCGCTGTCGCCCTTGCGCCAGGCGGCCAGGGTCACGGTGCCGCTCTCCGGCTTGCCCGCGGCCTTGCGCCCCGCGGGGTCCTCCAGGCCGTGATCCACGGCGTTGCGCAGCAGGTGAACCAGGGGCTCGTTCAGGGACTCCACGATGGTCTTGTCCAGGGCCAGCTCGTCGCCCTTGACCTCGAAGTCGAGCTTCTTGCCGATCTTCTGGGACAGGCTCTTGACCAGCCGGTGCATGGGCATGAAAATCTGCTTGAGCGGCACCAGGCGGATGGCGTTGACCTCCTGCTGGAGCCGGGTGATGACGTTGTCCAGTTCGCGCAGGCTGGAAGCCATCTGGGTCATGCTCGTGGCCCCGCCCTGGGCGATGACGGCGTAGGTGACCATGAGCTTGCCGACCAGCTCGATGACCCGGTCCAGCCGGTCCGTGGCCACGCGGATGGAGGAGATGGCAGTGGCCGAGCTCTTGGCGTCGGTCCGGTTGTCCGCCTTGGCGTCGGCCTTGTCGGGCTCGCCGGCCGGGGCGGACTCGGCCGGGGCCGCCTCTTCGGGGACCTCGGCCTCGGCGGCGGGCGGTTCCTCGAAGGCCTTGGCCGCCTCCGCCTCGGATTCCTCGACCACGGGCGCGGACGGTTTGGTCCGGATCTTGGCCAGGGCGTCGGCGCTGCCCTCGAGCAGACCGCCCAGGGCGAAGAAGAACTTCTTCTGGGCCTCGCAGATGCCGAGCAGGGAGGAGATGATGTCGCTGTTGACCGGGGTGATGCCGTCCTTCAGCATGTCGAGCAGGGCGATGACCCCTGCCGAGGAGAGCTGCATGCACGACAGGCCGAGTGCGTCGACAACCGCCTCGACCCCCTGGCCGGTGGCGTCCACCTCGAGGATCTGCTTTTCGATGTCCTCGATGCACTGGATGATGCTGTCCTGCATGGCGTCCCCTTATTGCGCGGTGAAGTAGGTTTCCCTGTCGGGATACAGTGAGATGGTCTTGTCGAAGCCCCAGCCGATGAGGGTCTGACGGGCGTCCGGGGAGACGTTGCAGGCCGCGATCTTGAAGGTGGTGCCCATGCTCGCCACGGCGGCCCACGCCCCGGAGCCGAAGGTCAGTACCCCGGACAGGTCGAGGAGCACGGCGTCGCCGGGCTCGATGCACAGGATGGCCGAGAGGATGGGCTTGAACTGGCCGTCCAGGTGCACGCGCGGGTCCTTGACCCTGATGACGGTCACGCCGTCGCGGGTCTCCACGTCCACGCCCGCGCCCTGGGCCTCGCCCTCGGCCTGCTCGGTGGAGGACGCCTCCTTGATCAGTCCCAGGACCTCCTCCTGCTCCCCGGTGTCCAGGTCGCCCTCGCGCAGCTGCTCCAGGACCTGGAAGATCATGTTCACCCCGCGCGACAGCAGGGTCACGTTGTCCGGGGTGGACTCCACCTCGCCGGACTGCACCTTCTTCAGGAAATCCTCGATCTTGTGGGTGAAGTGGGAGGCCTCCTCGAAGCCCGTCATGAAGCCGGTTACGCCCTTGATGGTATGCAGGGGCCGGGCCAGGATCTCGATGCCCTGGGCCAGCTCCGCGCCCTCGAGCAGTTCGAGTCCCTCCATGACCTGGGGGTAGTACTTGTCGTTCACCTCGGAGAAGAATTCCTCAACCATCGGGTCTTCGCTCATGGCCTGTCCTCGGTCTTACTTGTGCAGAAGTCCGAGCTTTTCCAGCTCGGCGTACAGCTTGTCCTTGGCCACGGGCTTGACGATGTAGGCCGAGGCCTCGCCGTCGTGAAAGGTCCGGATGACCGTCCGGGGATCGTCCAGGGCCGTGGTCATGATCACTTTGACCCTGGGGGTGTAGTCGTTGGCCGTTTCGAGGTCCCGAATCTTCTGCAACGCCTCGATGCCGTCCACCTCGGGCATCATGATGTCCATGAGGATCAGGTCGTAGGGCCTGCCCTCGCCGTGGCCCATGCGGAAGGCCTCGACCGCTTCCCGGCCGTTGACCACGATGTCCACGTCGAAAAGGGTCATCAGGAAGGACCGCAGGACCTTGCGGCTCAAAAATTCGTCTTCGACAATGAGTGCACGCATTGCATACTCCGCTTTCTTACCGGGAAAAGGGGCTCCAGGCTTTCTTTTCCTATGTAAAATGGAAAAATGTCAACATGATGATAAAAATTAATAATGCGCATTCCATTATAATCTCACCGCTTGCGCCGGTCCGGAACGTGCTCCGGGGTTGCCAAACCATAGCAGAATGTATACCAACCCCGCATGTCCAAACAGATTACGGAAGCGAGGAAACGGCGCATCGACGCGGTGCTGGCCCGGCGGCAGAAGGACCTGACCCT
Proteins encoded:
- a CDS encoding sirohydrochlorin cobaltochelatase; translation: MSTAIVLAAFGSRHKNAMASLSHIVERVRTAYPDLPVRVAYTSKTIRGHMKKAGEAVDSVPAALDRLRDEGVTHVAIQSLHLIPGTEFHELLGLANERMLSADGFRRVEVGFPLVAGEAGVEAVAEAVLTIAEQGKGENDAVLFMGHGTKHDGNVYYEALHRAFQERDPSVHMGAMEAEPGIDAVIERFQADGVRKAHLLPFLFGAGWHAARDMVGDSETSWKTRLERAGIECEAVLRGAGEYDCLVDIWLSHLHDALKRMDRC
- the cobI gene encoding precorrin-2 C(20)-methyltransferase; this encodes MTKKGTLYGIGVGPGDPELLTLKAVRVLGQVDVIFAAASTKNDYSTAYAIAKPHLKDDVRIVRLGFPMTKDNDALEAAWAENARLVAEVLDRGEDAAFLTLGDPLTYSTYGYLQRTLLAMNPDLRLRAIPGITSFHAAAARIGLVLCESKESLLITSGVADSARLEEQLNSADNAVILKAYKNFDEIRALLTKLRLADTTVLVSRLGMDDESILMDIKDAPRQPHYFSLALVKRNKA
- a CDS encoding ABC transporter substrate-binding protein, producing the protein MKRFFLTLAFILLLCSTAQARTITDDSGRTITFDKPFTRIISLYGAHTENLFSLGLDDRIIGVSTGEDYPVAALDKPTFNARDGVEKFLAAKPDLILIRPMHMRAYTGLWNALARHGVTVVSLQPDTVEAMYDYWRTLGKLTGRDMQAEYMVEDFRDGVRRAEDRLATIPMDERPGVFFESIHSKTATFSPGSMPLFVLEKAGGINVAADARPRHGTNIADYGLERLLARGDKVDVYLAQRGTMNEVSVPDIVDGPAASRIKAVLTRNVFLVDERLVSRPTLRLLEGIDNVFRLLHP
- a CDS encoding ABC transporter ATP-binding protein — protein: MDSATFALRDLGFAYGDVPVLRDLDLGFAPGLLHGVVGPNGSGKSTLLALLAGLLKPTSGAVRLDGEDVSACPPDRLARRCAMVAQDQPLRFPFTVAQTVLMGRHPHIPRFGRADARDREIVERALTAMDLADLRGRAVADLSGGERQRTAVARGLAQDTPVLLLDEPTSAMDIRHAMATMEELARLAEDGRTVVAVLHDLNLAARYCDAVLMLDNGAVHAYGNVSRTLTPENIHAVFGVRAAVLDTEHGPLIAYIQGNRS
- a CDS encoding FecCD family ABC transporter permease produces the protein MTDAAPRTPLRNGLTVALLAAGLAGLVLAACTLGVVHIPPDEVLRGLLDGLTGGVSGAADSLDSTGAGILFDVRLPRILTCTAVGFGLAVAGAVFQGLLLNPLADPFTLGVSSGAAFGAALALLLGLAFLGPATLLVLAFAGAALTLAAVISLAGRDGELSPASLILAGVIVSAILSAGISCIKYLADERVSVIVFWLMGSFVGRTPQDAALAGAAALFAFAVCLYFARDLNVMSLGTRPARSLGVNTGRVRLILLVTASLVSAVCVAVSGVIGFVGLIVPHLMRMVVGPDNRWLLPASGLGGAILLLAADTVTRAFLPHEVPIGVLTALIGGPVFCWIFSRSRRLSRG
- a CDS encoding sirohydrochlorin cobaltochelatase, yielding MTFVRNAAFLLLALLLAVPARAGHHDEGPVKTAIVLAAFGTSYPEAVKSILNIKTKVEQANPGVPVRLAFTSNIIRRIWQKRQDDAAWQKAHADIPAEVLFVKHPLATIADLQNDGYRDVAVQSLHVFAGEEFTDLAALVDGLRSIHTMKAKNEPFVRLVLGRPALGMPGDARPYGEDMARAAKALKGDVDQAREMGAALVYMGHGNDFFSTGIYAEFQKVLQAEYDYPIFIGCVEGYPAFDDMTPQLKASGERKVLLKPFMIVAGDHASNDMAGDEDDSWKVMLTKQGFDVTTDLRGLGMLDGWAAIYVDHLADAMTQKPGAK
- a CDS encoding chemotaxis protein CheA, which codes for MQDSIIQCIEDIEKQILEVDATGQGVEAVVDALGLSCMQLSSAGVIALLDMLKDGITPVNSDIISSLLGICEAQKKFFFALGGLLEGSADALAKIRTKPSAPVVEESEAEAAKAFEEPPAAEAEVPEEAAPAESAPAGEPDKADAKADNRTDAKSSATAISSIRVATDRLDRVIELVGKLMVTYAVIAQGGATSMTQMASSLRELDNVITRLQQEVNAIRLVPLKQIFMPMHRLVKSLSQKIGKKLDFEVKGDELALDKTIVESLNEPLVHLLRNAVDHGLEDPAGRKAAGKPESGTVTLAAWRKGDSAFIQVSDDGRGLDPDRILAKALEKGLADPDKEYETEEILQFVLQSGFSTAEKITDVSGRGVGMDAVVNAIKVALDGDVSIESTLGKGAAFTITVPLDRSANEGIVDALVCKVGGDTFIMPSRDVVEIYMPRRHDVVELPDGRETVDVRGEIHALLRLADLLELTPEIDNIEMAQAIVVRVGDYKGAILVDEVLRQQQVVITGFTVPVNEIFDVPILGYGMMGESDALVIDAEEMIQQFQARIARNAQSSLTGTPAGA
- a CDS encoding Hpt domain-containing protein, with product MSEDPMVEEFFSEVNDKYYPQVMEGLELLEGAELAQGIEILARPLHTIKGVTGFMTGFEEASHFTHKIEDFLKKVQSGEVESTPDNVTLLSRGVNMIFQVLEQLREGDLDTGEQEEVLGLIKEASSTEQAEGEAQGAGVDVETRDGVTVIRVKDPRVHLDGQFKPILSAILCIEPGDAVLLDLSGVLTFGSGAWAAVASMGTTFKIAACNVSPDARQTLIGWGFDKTISLYPDRETYFTAQ
- a CDS encoding response regulator, whose protein sequence is MRALIVEDEFLSRKVLRSFLMTLFDVDIVVNGREAVEAFRMGHGEGRPYDLILMDIMMPEVDGIEALQKIRDLETANDYTPRVKVIMTTALDDPRTVIRTFHDGEASAYIVKPVAKDKLYAELEKLGLLHK